Sequence from the Thermocoleostomius sinensis A174 genome:
GTTAGAGGCGGTACTTGAGAAAGCTAGTGATGCGATTCAAGCGCTAGTTGAATAGTCGAAGTCGCAACCTATTCCTCATCCTATGTTTAGATTTTCGTTTGCCACGTTAATAGATGGTTTACAGGAGCATTCATTATGAAGAACTTTAAGCGATCGATTCAGTTATTCTCGGCGACGGCTGCCCTAGTCGCAATGACGGTTGTTTCAACCAGTACGATGGTTCAAGCGCAAGCCATCACGCCGGAATTAGAAGCCCAAGCGGAAGAAGCCTGTATCAATAAAGCTCGCGCCGATGGATTTGAACTTTCAGAAGTTGTAGATATTGCCGCAGTGGATGCAGACACGGTGAATGTGGTGTTGAACCTTACCCGTGATGGGCAACTGTTTAAACTAACCTGTGGATATACGGCCTCTAACCAAACTGTCACTACCACGAATGCATCCCGCACCTATGCTCCCTGGATTAATCCGTGGTTAGGTATTCTTCTGCCACTCTTAGTGGGGTTGCCGTTGCTGTTATGGTGGGCGGCTGGTCGTCGGGAAGACCGCGATCGGGTGGTCACCCGCGAGAGGACCTACATTGGCGAACGCTCAGAGGCAATTGTGCGAACTAGTGCCGATGGAATTAATGTTCACGCTGGCCCAACCAGCACCTCTCGCGTGACGGGCAATTTGCGCAATGGTCAGCGCATTGTGTTGTCCGGACGTTATGACAACGACTGGGTTGAGCTTGAAAATGGCGGTTGGGTGCCAGTGCGCTTTGTGGAAACGGCTACACGCTATGTCAATTAGGTGAAATTGGACGTTGCTTGGAATGGTTACAGTTAACTTCTTTCAAGCGAACATTTAAGCCTAAAAATTAGATAATTTCTGTTTTTAAAAGAGATAAAACAAGATTTTCACTGTTTTTCTTGTTTTGTCTCTTTTTAGCATTGATTAGCTTTTTGCTGCTTCAAGCTACGGTATGATCACCTCAGCATTGATTGTTTGTTGTGATTTTCGATGTTGTGATGTTGTTCTTGAAGAGGATTTATGAGCATCTATACCCCTGAAGAAATGAGTACGATCGCCTCTGCACCGATGATGATTGGCATGGCGATCGCCTCGGTTGATATGGGCATTGTTTCAACGGCCATTGAAGCCGCTGCGATGTCCAAAGAAATTACTGGAGCCGCCAAGAAGTATCCCAATAATTCCATTATTCATTCGGTGTTTGCCGATGAGGTGTTACGCAGCGGTGCTGTGAAAATGCAAAAGCCGGATGTGAAGTCGGAAGAAGTGCAATCGGGTGCCATTGTAGATAAGGCTCTGGCGGCAGTTGATGCAGCGGTGGCGATTGTCAGCAGCAAGGCGACTCCGGAAGAGGTGCAGGAGTATAAGCAGTTCATCTATTCCTGTGCCGATGCAGTGGCTAATGCAGCCGGCAGCGGTTTGTTTGGGTCAGGTAGCCCCAAAGTCACAGATAAAGAAGCCGCGGCTTTGACAAAGGTAAAAGCCGCCCTTGGCATCTAAAGTCATTGCCTCTCATCAACGCTTTTCAAGCTTGATTTCTTGCAATAGTTTGCAAGCTCGTTACAAGGTTAGTTACTTCTATTAATATTCAATTAATTCGCCTTAGTTTCAGGAGAAAACAATGATTTCCGATCGCTGGCTTAGGGTACTTGCTCCCATTTTCCTTAGCCTGTTGATATTTGTTTCAGCATGTGCCCCAAAGCAAACCTCTCGTTACTCGGATATTCAGAAGGAAACAACGCGCCGTGGTGCACCGTCGGCTGTGGTGAAAACGGCTGAACAGGGAGGTACGTTTAACAAGTTCTTCCCAGGGTCTATGGGTTCCTATGAGGTTGTGCCTGCTCAAGAGAAGAAGGGCTTTGCCGAGTACAAAATCAACCAGGATGGTAAAACGGTTGCCATGCTGACGATCAATGATACGCTAAGCTTGCCTTCTGCGGCTGCCAAGTACAAAACCAGCACTGAGAAGGTCGCTGGTTATCCGGCAGTCGATCAAGGCACAACGGCCACTGGCATTCTAGTGAACGATCGCTATCAAGTGAAAGTTCTTTCGCGAGATGCTTCGTTTACCCGTGAGGATCGGGTCGCGTGGCTACAAAAATTTGACCTGAAGGGATTAGCCAAACTAGAATCGGCTCCCGCTTCCACAACAGCGACAACTTCAAAACCCTCTAAAGCCGCAGATTCAACACCCACCCTGCCCAGATCGTCTAGAACAGCGGATTCTAAACCGAAGCTTGAGTTTCCTCCAGGTTTGTCTCCTCAGCCTGCGACTTAACGAGCGACGATCGCTGTACACCTCAACCTGAAGGGTTCCGCGCAGTTATAAGATAAGGAGATTACCGTGAGTAAACCAATCTATGAGTTGGTCGATGAGTTACCGAAAGGCGGCCTCACCGTATCAGCATTGCGATCGTTAGACTTCGTGGTGCCAGGACAGTGGGATAATTTGGTTGGCTTTGACAACACAATTCGCACCGTCACTGGCGAAACTGACGAAAGCCTAATTCAACAGATCGGCGAACGAGCCGTGGCGCTCTATAACGACAAGTCGCAAGGCTATCAGCGGGCCCTGTGGCTCTATGACACCGTTGACTCGGCCTCTGGGTTGCTGGGAACAGCAGCATTGGCTAACCGTATTGGGCAAGATTCGTTTTTAGGCTTTTTGAAGCACCTGACCCCCAAACCCGAACGGGCGCAAAGTATTGACCTCTGCGTTAAACTCGTCACGGAGTTGGTTGCCTTCTGCCAAATCAACGGCATTCCTGGCGACAGCATTGGCGATTTTTTGGCATCGCTGAAAGATTACAGCGGCGAGTCGTTGATGCGGATGGCGGCGTTGGTATCGTTTGATGGGTTGATTCCGCTGGGGCCTAGCTTCACCGATAAGGCCCTGTCGATGATTAAGGGGATGAATGCTTCCGAATTGGAGAAGAATCAAACCTTCAAAGGTGTCAAGGATTTGATTCCGGGCAACAATGATGCTGGGAAGCATGCGTTTATCACTGAAAGCTTTGAATCGACGAAGGGCTGGATGGACAGCTTTGTTGCGTCTAAAGGGCTAACTCAGGCGGGCTTGATTGATAACCTCTCGAAATTCATTGATTTCTCGAAAGATAAGGTGGATTATTTGGGCGCGTTATTGGATGTTTCGGTGAAATACTATCGCCACACAGGCATTCAAACGTTAGCACGTCGCTTAATTGAGCGGGCGGTCGCTGAAATCTAGCAGTTCTCTGAACCATGCTCGATCGATTCTCGTTTTGATTCATGTACCCCTCTTTCAACCTTGAGAGAGGGGTCTTTTCATTGATTCCTCTAAAAGCTGGCTGAATTATACTAATTCTCTAAACTTGTTCCCTAAACTTGGACTATTCATCACCGCATCTGTAAAGGGCATCACGCATCTGTAAGGGCATTTCGCGAAACGCCCTTACTATGGGTATAAGCTCTTGCCGCTGGCGTTTATCTAACCAACACCGTCATGTATTTGCCTGCTGCAAAAGGCGCGGGAATGATGGGGGTGAATTTCACCCGATCGTTGGTCATTTTGCGCACGTAAAACTCATTCATCTGGTGTGTCACTTGCTCGCGAGAACCGATAATCCAAATTTGTACCCGATCGTCGTCAACAATGGGCAATTGCTCGTTCCATTCTCCAGTCATGTTGGTATTCCTTTTTTGCGGATTGTGCTGCAAGCGCGATCGTGCTGAGACTCCAAGAATTGGGGGTTCCTCCCACGCTCCCAGTGGAGGACGGCTACATCTCCCGCACCCCCTCTAGAAAGGTAGAGTCAATGGGTAGAGTGGCAAGGCGGTTTGAACCCTCACACGACTCACCCATCACCGATTACCGATTACCGATTACCCATTCCCCAAAGCTCGATCGCATCTCTAGAAAAAGCCCAAGGTGTGAGAGACGGCTCTCAAACTTAATTGCAGCATCAGCAAGGCCAGATGATACACTCATCAAAGCCTGCTTCCTGCTGGTGTCAGGAAGTTAGGTTAGCTGGTCGGGGTTGTTGGTAGCTTCCCTGATCAGCGCTATACCTCACCTTGAACCGATGGGTCACTGGTCATCTCCGGGCTGGAAAAAACCAGTACTCGCCAGCATAAAACAAACGATCGAATTACACAAGCGTGGAGTGCAAAAAACCAGGCGATCGTTCACTGGTGTAGAGCAATGGCTGGGTTGAGTTCACCTGTTGCTGTCACGGTTATTGCATAGGCTGCTGCGTTTGCTGCGATCGAATCAACATTTCTAAAATTGACTGGAATCATAGCTAATTCCCTCAGCTTATCTTTTAAGATGAAGTCACTGACCTAATCAAATTGCTGCAATGAGTACTCATCCCTTGCTCAAGGTTGAAATTTCTCAACTTAGCATTGCTGAACGCATCCAACTCGCTGAAGACCTTTGGGATAGCATCCTGGAACAGCCAGACAAACTACCGCTGACTGATGCTCAGAAACAAGAACTCGATCGCCGACTGGAGCGATATCAGCAAGATCCGATGGCGGGTTCAACCTGGGAAGCAGTTAAGCAACGATTAGGCTTTCCTGAATGAGCTACAATCTCATCATTCGTCCCGAAGCAGAGTTAGATATTCAAGATGGTTTCAAGTGGTATGAAACGCAGGTTCCTGGCTTAGGGTCTGAATTTATCCGAGCCATTGATACGTGTCTGTCTGGCATCGGTCGCAATCCACTTGCCTATCCCCTGCTCTATCAGCAAGCACGACGAGCACTCGTCCGCCGTTTTCCCTATAGCATTCTCTACGTCTTTGATCAAAATACTGTTTCCATCATTGCTTGCTTTCACAGTAAACGCAATCCAAAATCCTGGCAAGAAAGACTTTAGCGTTTAGTTTGAGCAGTTCTTGGTGCTGCTCACAGTAGCCGATAATCTCACAGATGGCAGGTAGGGGCAAGTCCCAGTTTTCGGCTCCCTGCTCTGGCGATCGTTGATTAATCATCATGTCTTGCCAAACCGTAGAAGCAAGGAGTTTACACAAGCGTGGAGTGCAAAAAACCAGGCGATCGTTCAATGGCAAGAAGCAATGGCTGGGTTGAGTTCACCTCTGGCTGCAACCGTTATTGCATGGGCGGCTGCATTTGCTCAATTGGTCACTGCAATTGTTCAATCGGCTACTGCATTTGCTCGATCGCTAGCTGCATTTGTTTGATCAGCAACTCCATTTGCTCAATTGGTTATTGCATTTGTTAAATTTGTCACTCTATTTATAGCATTGCTTGCTGCATTTTCACCTTTGCCGATCGCCTTTGCTGGATCAGCGCAAGGCGTTTCTGCATTGGCGATCGCCATCTTAGAATTGCTGCCCTAAATTGCAGAAAACTTCTATTATTTACGCAAATACACAGAAAAAATTCAGCTTTTCAGTTAAAAATATTGCTTAAACTCACAGAAATACGCATCCCAAATCAATTGGCTTTTGGCTATTTTAAGAGCAACGATTTACAGGAGAATCATTTCTATGGTACTTAAAACACGTGGCTCTGCGGCTCTTGACAAAGCACAACGGCGTCTGGCTTTGCTCAAATCTATTGAGGAAAATCTGGATCTGGGATATGGATTGACCGTTACCGCCTATGGCCAATTGATTGATCAAACCCGCGCCATGCTGGAAGCTCACAACACGTTGCTGTCTGAAATTGAAGAATCTCGCAAGACCATGAACCAGATGGACAGGGCGCTTTCTGAACTATCTGGGCGAATGCTGAGCGGTGTCGCGACTAGGTATGGCCGAAACAGTATGCAGTATCTCAAGGCAGGCGGCTCCAACCGCACGCGCAAGAGCCAACCGTCCCAATCTGCTGCACCTGAAACACCCCCACCAACCCAAGCGGCTTAGACAAGCATCACCACAGGTGTCATCAATTAGTTCTTAGGCTTGGGAAGAAACTGTTCTGAAGGTTGATATACCAAAACAGGCAGAATTAGTCGATCGCGCTTCTCAAGCTAAGCAGGATTCTACGCATTCTACGTAAAATTTAACCTTTTTTTGCTACCCGATCGAATTATCTGCCATGATTTGGCTAAATCGCCATCTTTGGAGCGAATGTTAAACTTGGGAAAAACGGCTTTGTAAGATTAACCAACCCATGAAACTTGATATTCAGCTTGACGACGAATACATCCAAAAACTTTCATGCATCCAGCAACAAACCCAACAGGATGTAACAGAGGTAATCAAGGCATCGATCGATTTGCGCTATCAGCAGCTTCAACAAACAGATGATTCACCGACAAAGCTCCAACAGAGTCAGTTTATTGGTAGCTTTGAAGCTGAACCTGATCTTGCGGCCAATGCTGAGGCAATTTTGCGCTCAATGTTGCAATAGAAAAAATGATTATTGCAGACACTGGATTTTTTATTGCAATTGGCAATCGCCGCGATCAAGATCATCTACGTGCTGTACAGATTCTTGCTTCGCTAGATGAACCATTAATTACTACTTATCCTGTGATTACTGAAACATGCTATCTGCCCTCTGCAAGAGCGGGACATGTCGTTCAATGCAACTTTTTGAAAGAATTTGTCGCTGGTGCATTTGAAGTGTTCAGCTTGCAGCGTGAGCATGTTGAACGCATGATTGAGTTGATGGAATGCTATGCGGATTTGCCAATGGATCTAGCTGATGCATCTCTCGTTGTATTAGCAGAAAACTTAAAGCATGGACGGATTCTAACTACCGATCGTCGAGACTTCAGCATTTATCGGTGGAATAAAACCAATTCCTTTGAGAACTCGTTAAACTAGCTCCTTATCACGTTGCCTAAGCTAAGCAAAACTCTACACAAAAATTTAACCTTTTTTTGCTACCTAATTGATCGATCCATCTGCCATGATTTGGCTAAGCTGCTACTCAAGTTGAGCAAACTCATGAGAATCAGGATCGATCGTCTGGTTCGGTTGGGAATCACCAGTGCTTTCACTGTCACAGGTCTATTGCTGGGGTTAAGATATTGTGACAGCGCCAATGCTCAAAGCCGGATTGAACCAGATGAGACGTTGGGAAGTGAACGATCGCAAGTTCGAGGGTTGAATAGCACCATTGACTTGATTGAAGGCGGTGCAACGCCAGGCCGCAACCTCTTTCACAGCTTCCAAGAATTTAATATTGATGCTGGACGAGAAGCTTATTTCATTCATCAGTTAGGTATCGACAATATCTTTTCACGGGTTACAGGCGAAACGCGATCGGAAATTGATGGAGTATTGGGAACTCGTGCATTTGAAAATGGTGCGTTTGTTGGTTCTACTGCCAATCTTTTTTTCATTAATCCGAATGGTATTCTATTCGGCCCTAATTCGAGTTTAGATGTCGGTGGTTCATTCGCTGCAACAACCGCCGATGGTATTCAGTTTGGTGAAAACGGTTTTTTTAGTGCCACAAATCCAGAAGCCCCTTCGCAGTTATTGACGATCGATCCTTCTGCGTTTTTCTTTAATCAGCTTCCCGTCGGCAGTATCACGGTACAGTCTACGACTCCGGTCATTTCTGGCATCAACGGTTTATTTGTTCCACTAGGAGAGAATCTGACGCTGCTAGGAGGTGATGT
This genomic interval carries:
- a CDS encoding type II toxin-antitoxin system RelE/ParE family toxin, whose protein sequence is MSYNLIIRPEAELDIQDGFKWYETQVPGLGSEFIRAIDTCLSGIGRNPLAYPLLYQQARRALVRRFPYSILYVFDQNTVSIIACFHSKRNPKSWQERL
- a CDS encoding type II toxin-antitoxin system VapC family toxin translates to MIIADTGFFIAIGNRRDQDHLRAVQILASLDEPLITTYPVITETCYLPSARAGHVVQCNFLKEFVAGAFEVFSLQREHVERMIELMECYADLPMDLADASLVVLAENLKHGRILTTDRRDFSIYRWNKTNSFENSLN
- a CDS encoding SH3 domain-containing protein — translated: MKNFKRSIQLFSATAALVAMTVVSTSTMVQAQAITPELEAQAEEACINKARADGFELSEVVDIAAVDADTVNVVLNLTRDGQLFKLTCGYTASNQTVTTTNASRTYAPWINPWLGILLPLLVGLPLLLWWAAGRREDRDRVVTRERTYIGERSEAIVRTSADGINVHAGPTSTSRVTGNLRNGQRIVLSGRYDNDWVELENGGWVPVRFVETATRYVN
- a CDS encoding addiction module protein; the encoded protein is MSTHPLLKVEISQLSIAERIQLAEDLWDSILEQPDKLPLTDAQKQELDRRLERYQQDPMAGSTWEAVKQRLGFPE